One part of the Vespula pensylvanica isolate Volc-1 chromosome 18, ASM1446617v1, whole genome shotgun sequence genome encodes these proteins:
- the LOC122635456 gene encoding probable E3 ubiquitin-protein ligase HERC4 isoform X4 produces MTLEIRKSKASWSKKPRLGTDLALGCSLIALHKNMFCWGSSIHGELGLGGIEDEHILTPREVDFQKSTEVTYIACGESHTVVITRGGELYSCGNNDFGQLGHDKGRKRLRLISGLEAFVFKKAACGACHTVAVNEWGQLFSWGCNSEGQLGLNIINPTENIPRMVKTLGTNVIVQVACGIKHVLALTNNGEIYAWGSNTEGQLGLGSDVIKELKPKLICSLISLPIAFIACGGYHSIAITKSGAVFGWGKNVFGQLGLNDTQIRYLPCQLRTLRNAKVCYAACGEEFSVFLTMDGGVFTCGAGMYGQLGHGSHSNEILPRQVMELMGSTVTQVSCGRRHTLAFVPSHRKIYAWGLGGAGQLGNRITQSVTTPQVVLGPWVPPNGSAMIKLDTQLSSYMIDCIVKHIFSGGDHCFATVIPREENIESDDCRVIDSTSQILNISEEQLAACQRVPKGSSVDHELMMYLETAFKSQSCINGSFLFKNDAHYGCSSKNHGVDLDIAIKSFGVISELCNDTIQELIFNSITDSLIPSFSTSPPDIESLRVYLTVPLYHGFANPLHWNALHQPFCKAVINLKSEALKVVSSWWSKAPPYYFERLVRTHKSVVLHIIKQSKHDKNNRMYFCDYPFLFDAQAKTVLLETDQAIQMQSAMNEAATRAITQMLFHPYPANSMDARLHNQFVTLNVSRENIVQDTLLELSHYDPSDLKKPLRVKFHGEEAEDAGGVKKEFFMLLLKEILDPKYGMFKEYEETRTIWFSQDSFEDEVMYSLIGLLCGLVIYNFIIIDLPFPLALYKKLLHEPVGLIDIKEMSPAVAKSLQSILDYENPDFEEIFCLNFEIVRDAFGERKIYELIPDGGKVPVTLKNKKQFVDLYVDYILNKSVESHYQAFHTGFHKVCGGRVLELFHSHELMAVVVGNENYDWEELQRNATYKEGYSANDPTINLFWQVFHELPLEEKKKFLLFLTGSDRIPIQGMKAIKIIIQPMSDERMLPVAHTCFNVLDLPRYQTRERLRYKLLQAIQQTQGFSLV; encoded by the exons ATGACTCTTGAGATTCGAAAAAGCAAg gCAAGTTGGTCAAAGAAACCTAGATTGGGTACTGATTTAGCATTGGGTTGTTCCCTGATTGCATTACACAAAAATATGTTTTGCTGGGGAAGTTCCATTCATGGAGAATTAGGACTAGGTGGTATCGAAGATGAACATATTCTTACTCCTCGTGAAGTTGATTTTCAGAAATCTACAGAAGTTACATATA ttgcATGTGGCGAAAGTCATACTGTAGTTATAACACGAGGTGGAGAATTATATTCTTGTGGAAATAATGACTTTGGGCAACTAGGACatgataaaggaagaaaaaggttaC gcTTGATATCAGGATTAGAAgcatttgtatttaaaaaggCAGCATGTGGAGCATGTCACACGGTAGCTGTTAATGAATGGGGACAATTATTTAGCTGGGGATGTAATTCTGAAGGTCAATTAG gattaaatataataaacccTACTGAAAATATACCACGTATGGTAAAAACATTAGGAACAAATGTAATTGTGCAAGTAGCTTGCGGAATAAAACATGTACTTGCGCTTACAAATAATGGAGAAATCTATGCTTGGGGTTCAAATACTGAAGGGCAGTTAGGCTTAGGTTCTGATGTAATTAAGGAATTAAAACCAAAACTTATATGCAGCTTAATTTCTTTACCTATTGCATTTATTGCATGTGGTGGTTATCATAGTATAGCTATAACTAAGTCGG gtGCTGTATTTGGCTGGGGGAAAAATGTATTTGGCCAATTGGGACTAAATGATACGCAAATTAGGTATCTTCCTTGCCAATTAAGAACTTTGCGAAATGCCAAAGTATGTTATGCGGCATGTGGAGAAgaattttctgtatttttaacaatg GATGGTGGTGTATTCACCTGTGGTGCAGGAATGTATGGTCAATTGGGACATGGAAGTCATAGCAATGAGATTTTACCTCGACAAGTTATGGAATTGATGGGCAGTACTGTTACACAA GTGTCATGTGGTCGAAGACATACTTTGGCATTCGTACCTTcacatagaaaaatttatgctTGGGGCCTAGGTGGTGCAGGACAATTAGGCAATCGCATTACTCAAAGTGTTACTACTCCTCAAGTTGTACTTGGACCATGGGTACCTCCTAATGGGTCAGCAATGATCAAACTCGACACACAGTTGAGTTCCTATATGATTGATTGCATCGTTAAACATATATTTAGTGGAGGGGATCATTGTTTTGCCACTGTTATTCCAAGAGAA GAAAATATTGAATCGGACGACTGCAGAGTAATAGATTCTACTTCTCAGATACTTAATATATCTGAAGAACAATTGGCAGCTTGTCAAAGAGTTCCAAAAGGATCTTCTGTTGATCATGAACTTATGAT GTATTTAGAAACCGCTTTTAAGAGTCAATCTTGTATAAAtggatcgtttttatttaagaaCGATGCTCATTATGGATGTTCAAGTAAAAACCATGGAGTAGATTTGGATATAGCAATTAAATCCTTTGGAGTAATATCAGAATTGTGTAACGATACAATTCAGGAACtc atTTTTAATAGCATAACAGATAGTCTTATACCATCTTTCTCAACCTCTCCACCAGACATAGAATCTTTGAGAGTATATTTAACAGTGCCTTTGTATCATGGTTTCGCAAATCCTTTGCATTGGAATGCTTTACATCAACCATTTTGCAAAGctgttataaatttaaaatcagAAGCTCTTAAAGTAGTAAGCTCATGGTGGAGTAAAGCTCCGCCTTATTACTTCGAAAGACTTGTTCGTACTCATAAAAGTGttgttttacatattataaagCAATCCAAACATGACAAg AATAATAGAATGTATTTCTGCGattatcctttcctttttgatGCGCAAGCGAAAACCGTATTATTGGAAACAGATCAAGCAATACAG atGCAATCAGCAATGAACGAAGCTGCAACTCGTGCTATTACTCAAATGCTTTTCCATCCATATCCCGCTAACAGCATGGATGCTAGACTTCACAATCAATTTGTCACGTTAAATGTTTCACGAGAAAATATTGTACAAGATACTTTACTGGAATTATCTCATTATGATCCTAGCGATTTGAAGAAACCGCTAAGA GTGAAATTTCACggagaagaagcagaagacgCAGGAggagttaaaaaagaattttttatgcttcttttaaaagaaatcttaGACCCAAAATATGGAATGTTTAAAGAATATGAAGAGACTAGAACTATTTGGTTTAGTCAAGATTCATTTGAAGACGAAGTTATGTATTCCTTAATTGGTTTGCTGTGTGGACTtgtcatttataattttataataattgatctACCCTTCCCATTggctttatataaaaaattattacatgaaCCAGTGGGATTGATTGATATCAAAGAAATGTCTCCAGCAGTTGCTAA AAGTTTGCAAAGTATTCTTGATTATGAGAATCCAGATTTCGAAGAGATATTCTgtttaaattttgaaatagtCAGGGATGCTTTtggtgagagaaagatatatgaatTAATACCAGATGGTGGGAAAGTTCCtgttacattaaaaaataa AAAACAATTTGTTGACTTGTACGTAGATTATATTCTCAACAAATCAGTAGAATCTCATTATCAAGCATTTCATACAGGTTTTCACAAAGTGTGTGGAGGAAGAGTATTGGAACTTTTCCATAGCCATGAATTGATGGCAGTGGTTGttggaaatgaaaattatgattGGGAAGAGCTACAAAGAAATGCAACGTATAAAGAAGGCTACTCGGCAAATGATCCTACCATTAACTTATTTTGGCAAGTATTTCATGAGCTAcctttggaagaaaaaaagaaatttttacttttcttaacTGGAAGTGACAGAATACCTATACAGGGTATGAAAGCAATTAag ATAATAATACAACCGATGAGCGATGAACGTATGTTGCCCGTTGCACATACATGCTTTAATGTGCTTGATCTCCCACGTTACCAAACTCGCGAAAGATTAcgctataaattattacaagcTATTCAACAAACTCAAGGCTTTTCGCTGGTGTGA
- the LOC122635456 gene encoding probable E3 ubiquitin-protein ligase HERC4 isoform X1: protein MTLEIRKSKASWSKKPRLGTDLALGCSLIALHKNMFCWGSSIHGELGLGGIEDEHILTPREVDFQKSTEVTYIACGESHTVVITRGGELYSCGNNDFGQLGHDKGRKRLRLISGLEAFVFKKAACGACHTVAVNEWGQLFSWGCNSEGQLGLNIINPTENIPRMVKTLGTNVIVQVACGIKHVLALTNNGEIYAWGSNTEGQLGLGSDVIKELKPKLICSLISLPIAFIACGGYHSIAITKSGAVFGWGKNVFGQLGLNDTQIRYLPCQLRTLRNAKVCYAACGEEFSVFLTMDGGVFTCGAGMYGQLGHGSHSNEILPRQVMELMGSTVTQVSCGRRHTLAFVPSHRKIYAWGLGGAGQLGNRITQSVTTPQVVLGPWVPPNGSAMIKLDTQLSSYMIDCIVKHIFSGGDHCFATVIPREENIESDDCRVIDSTSQILNISEEQLAACQRVPKGSSVDHELMMYLETAFKSQSCINGSFLFKNDAHYGCSSKNHGVDLDIAIKSFGVISELCNDTIQELIFNSITDSLIPSFSTSPPDIESLRVYLTVPLYHGFANPLHWNALHQPFCKAVINLKSEALKVVSSWWSKAPPYYFERLVRTHKSVVLHIIKQSKHDKNVSWNVLSKYVLEFLRLLNKLNHTAEDKIRVPYSTFHLPELIEHIDIKADYFKWLTEKDNYSNNRMYFCDYPFLFDAQAKTVLLETDQAIQMQSAMNEAATRAITQMLFHPYPANSMDARLHNQFVTLNVSRENIVQDTLLELSHYDPSDLKKPLRVKFHGEEAEDAGGVKKEFFMLLLKEILDPKYGMFKEYEETRTIWFSQDSFEDEVMYSLIGLLCGLVIYNFIIIDLPFPLALYKKLLHEPVGLIDIKEMSPAVAKSLQSILDYENPDFEEIFCLNFEIVRDAFGERKIYELIPDGGKVPVTLKNKKQFVDLYVDYILNKSVESHYQAFHTGFHKVCGGRVLELFHSHELMAVVVGNENYDWEELQRNATYKEGYSANDPTINLFWQVFHELPLEEKKKFLLFLTGSDRIPIQGMKAIKIIIQPMSDERMLPVAHTCFNVLDLPRYQTRERLRYKLLQAIQQTQGFSLV from the exons ATGACTCTTGAGATTCGAAAAAGCAAg gCAAGTTGGTCAAAGAAACCTAGATTGGGTACTGATTTAGCATTGGGTTGTTCCCTGATTGCATTACACAAAAATATGTTTTGCTGGGGAAGTTCCATTCATGGAGAATTAGGACTAGGTGGTATCGAAGATGAACATATTCTTACTCCTCGTGAAGTTGATTTTCAGAAATCTACAGAAGTTACATATA ttgcATGTGGCGAAAGTCATACTGTAGTTATAACACGAGGTGGAGAATTATATTCTTGTGGAAATAATGACTTTGGGCAACTAGGACatgataaaggaagaaaaaggttaC gcTTGATATCAGGATTAGAAgcatttgtatttaaaaaggCAGCATGTGGAGCATGTCACACGGTAGCTGTTAATGAATGGGGACAATTATTTAGCTGGGGATGTAATTCTGAAGGTCAATTAG gattaaatataataaacccTACTGAAAATATACCACGTATGGTAAAAACATTAGGAACAAATGTAATTGTGCAAGTAGCTTGCGGAATAAAACATGTACTTGCGCTTACAAATAATGGAGAAATCTATGCTTGGGGTTCAAATACTGAAGGGCAGTTAGGCTTAGGTTCTGATGTAATTAAGGAATTAAAACCAAAACTTATATGCAGCTTAATTTCTTTACCTATTGCATTTATTGCATGTGGTGGTTATCATAGTATAGCTATAACTAAGTCGG gtGCTGTATTTGGCTGGGGGAAAAATGTATTTGGCCAATTGGGACTAAATGATACGCAAATTAGGTATCTTCCTTGCCAATTAAGAACTTTGCGAAATGCCAAAGTATGTTATGCGGCATGTGGAGAAgaattttctgtatttttaacaatg GATGGTGGTGTATTCACCTGTGGTGCAGGAATGTATGGTCAATTGGGACATGGAAGTCATAGCAATGAGATTTTACCTCGACAAGTTATGGAATTGATGGGCAGTACTGTTACACAA GTGTCATGTGGTCGAAGACATACTTTGGCATTCGTACCTTcacatagaaaaatttatgctTGGGGCCTAGGTGGTGCAGGACAATTAGGCAATCGCATTACTCAAAGTGTTACTACTCCTCAAGTTGTACTTGGACCATGGGTACCTCCTAATGGGTCAGCAATGATCAAACTCGACACACAGTTGAGTTCCTATATGATTGATTGCATCGTTAAACATATATTTAGTGGAGGGGATCATTGTTTTGCCACTGTTATTCCAAGAGAA GAAAATATTGAATCGGACGACTGCAGAGTAATAGATTCTACTTCTCAGATACTTAATATATCTGAAGAACAATTGGCAGCTTGTCAAAGAGTTCCAAAAGGATCTTCTGTTGATCATGAACTTATGAT GTATTTAGAAACCGCTTTTAAGAGTCAATCTTGTATAAAtggatcgtttttatttaagaaCGATGCTCATTATGGATGTTCAAGTAAAAACCATGGAGTAGATTTGGATATAGCAATTAAATCCTTTGGAGTAATATCAGAATTGTGTAACGATACAATTCAGGAACtc atTTTTAATAGCATAACAGATAGTCTTATACCATCTTTCTCAACCTCTCCACCAGACATAGAATCTTTGAGAGTATATTTAACAGTGCCTTTGTATCATGGTTTCGCAAATCCTTTGCATTGGAATGCTTTACATCAACCATTTTGCAAAGctgttataaatttaaaatcagAAGCTCTTAAAGTAGTAAGCTCATGGTGGAGTAAAGCTCCGCCTTATTACTTCGAAAGACTTGTTCGTACTCATAAAAGTGttgttttacatattataaagCAATCCAAACATGACAAg aatgtATCGTGGAATGTATTGAGCAAATACGTCTTAgaatttttaagattattaaataaattaaatcatacTGCTGAAGATAAAATTAGGGTGCCTTATTCCACGTTTCATTTGCCAGAATTAATAGaacatatagatattaaagCTGATTATTTTAAATGGCTGACGGAAAAAGACAATTATTCG AATAATAGAATGTATTTCTGCGattatcctttcctttttgatGCGCAAGCGAAAACCGTATTATTGGAAACAGATCAAGCAATACAG atGCAATCAGCAATGAACGAAGCTGCAACTCGTGCTATTACTCAAATGCTTTTCCATCCATATCCCGCTAACAGCATGGATGCTAGACTTCACAATCAATTTGTCACGTTAAATGTTTCACGAGAAAATATTGTACAAGATACTTTACTGGAATTATCTCATTATGATCCTAGCGATTTGAAGAAACCGCTAAGA GTGAAATTTCACggagaagaagcagaagacgCAGGAggagttaaaaaagaattttttatgcttcttttaaaagaaatcttaGACCCAAAATATGGAATGTTTAAAGAATATGAAGAGACTAGAACTATTTGGTTTAGTCAAGATTCATTTGAAGACGAAGTTATGTATTCCTTAATTGGTTTGCTGTGTGGACTtgtcatttataattttataataattgatctACCCTTCCCATTggctttatataaaaaattattacatgaaCCAGTGGGATTGATTGATATCAAAGAAATGTCTCCAGCAGTTGCTAA AAGTTTGCAAAGTATTCTTGATTATGAGAATCCAGATTTCGAAGAGATATTCTgtttaaattttgaaatagtCAGGGATGCTTTtggtgagagaaagatatatgaatTAATACCAGATGGTGGGAAAGTTCCtgttacattaaaaaataa AAAACAATTTGTTGACTTGTACGTAGATTATATTCTCAACAAATCAGTAGAATCTCATTATCAAGCATTTCATACAGGTTTTCACAAAGTGTGTGGAGGAAGAGTATTGGAACTTTTCCATAGCCATGAATTGATGGCAGTGGTTGttggaaatgaaaattatgattGGGAAGAGCTACAAAGAAATGCAACGTATAAAGAAGGCTACTCGGCAAATGATCCTACCATTAACTTATTTTGGCAAGTATTTCATGAGCTAcctttggaagaaaaaaagaaatttttacttttcttaacTGGAAGTGACAGAATACCTATACAGGGTATGAAAGCAATTAag ATAATAATACAACCGATGAGCGATGAACGTATGTTGCCCGTTGCACATACATGCTTTAATGTGCTTGATCTCCCACGTTACCAAACTCGCGAAAGATTAcgctataaattattacaagcTATTCAACAAACTCAAGGCTTTTCGCTGGTGTGA
- the LOC122635456 gene encoding probable E3 ubiquitin-protein ligase HERC4 isoform X2 has protein sequence MDLFRMASWSKKPRLGTDLALGCSLIALHKNMFCWGSSIHGELGLGGIEDEHILTPREVDFQKSTEVTYIACGESHTVVITRGGELYSCGNNDFGQLGHDKGRKRLRLISGLEAFVFKKAACGACHTVAVNEWGQLFSWGCNSEGQLGLNIINPTENIPRMVKTLGTNVIVQVACGIKHVLALTNNGEIYAWGSNTEGQLGLGSDVIKELKPKLICSLISLPIAFIACGGYHSIAITKSGAVFGWGKNVFGQLGLNDTQIRYLPCQLRTLRNAKVCYAACGEEFSVFLTMDGGVFTCGAGMYGQLGHGSHSNEILPRQVMELMGSTVTQVSCGRRHTLAFVPSHRKIYAWGLGGAGQLGNRITQSVTTPQVVLGPWVPPNGSAMIKLDTQLSSYMIDCIVKHIFSGGDHCFATVIPREENIESDDCRVIDSTSQILNISEEQLAACQRVPKGSSVDHELMMYLETAFKSQSCINGSFLFKNDAHYGCSSKNHGVDLDIAIKSFGVISELCNDTIQELIFNSITDSLIPSFSTSPPDIESLRVYLTVPLYHGFANPLHWNALHQPFCKAVINLKSEALKVVSSWWSKAPPYYFERLVRTHKSVVLHIIKQSKHDKNVSWNVLSKYVLEFLRLLNKLNHTAEDKIRVPYSTFHLPELIEHIDIKADYFKWLTEKDNYSNNRMYFCDYPFLFDAQAKTVLLETDQAIQMQSAMNEAATRAITQMLFHPYPANSMDARLHNQFVTLNVSRENIVQDTLLELSHYDPSDLKKPLRVKFHGEEAEDAGGVKKEFFMLLLKEILDPKYGMFKEYEETRTIWFSQDSFEDEVMYSLIGLLCGLVIYNFIIIDLPFPLALYKKLLHEPVGLIDIKEMSPAVAKSLQSILDYENPDFEEIFCLNFEIVRDAFGERKIYELIPDGGKVPVTLKNKKQFVDLYVDYILNKSVESHYQAFHTGFHKVCGGRVLELFHSHELMAVVVGNENYDWEELQRNATYKEGYSANDPTINLFWQVFHELPLEEKKKFLLFLTGSDRIPIQGMKAIKIIIQPMSDERMLPVAHTCFNVLDLPRYQTRERLRYKLLQAIQQTQGFSLV, from the exons ATGGATCTTTTTCGAATG gCAAGTTGGTCAAAGAAACCTAGATTGGGTACTGATTTAGCATTGGGTTGTTCCCTGATTGCATTACACAAAAATATGTTTTGCTGGGGAAGTTCCATTCATGGAGAATTAGGACTAGGTGGTATCGAAGATGAACATATTCTTACTCCTCGTGAAGTTGATTTTCAGAAATCTACAGAAGTTACATATA ttgcATGTGGCGAAAGTCATACTGTAGTTATAACACGAGGTGGAGAATTATATTCTTGTGGAAATAATGACTTTGGGCAACTAGGACatgataaaggaagaaaaaggttaC gcTTGATATCAGGATTAGAAgcatttgtatttaaaaaggCAGCATGTGGAGCATGTCACACGGTAGCTGTTAATGAATGGGGACAATTATTTAGCTGGGGATGTAATTCTGAAGGTCAATTAG gattaaatataataaacccTACTGAAAATATACCACGTATGGTAAAAACATTAGGAACAAATGTAATTGTGCAAGTAGCTTGCGGAATAAAACATGTACTTGCGCTTACAAATAATGGAGAAATCTATGCTTGGGGTTCAAATACTGAAGGGCAGTTAGGCTTAGGTTCTGATGTAATTAAGGAATTAAAACCAAAACTTATATGCAGCTTAATTTCTTTACCTATTGCATTTATTGCATGTGGTGGTTATCATAGTATAGCTATAACTAAGTCGG gtGCTGTATTTGGCTGGGGGAAAAATGTATTTGGCCAATTGGGACTAAATGATACGCAAATTAGGTATCTTCCTTGCCAATTAAGAACTTTGCGAAATGCCAAAGTATGTTATGCGGCATGTGGAGAAgaattttctgtatttttaacaatg GATGGTGGTGTATTCACCTGTGGTGCAGGAATGTATGGTCAATTGGGACATGGAAGTCATAGCAATGAGATTTTACCTCGACAAGTTATGGAATTGATGGGCAGTACTGTTACACAA GTGTCATGTGGTCGAAGACATACTTTGGCATTCGTACCTTcacatagaaaaatttatgctTGGGGCCTAGGTGGTGCAGGACAATTAGGCAATCGCATTACTCAAAGTGTTACTACTCCTCAAGTTGTACTTGGACCATGGGTACCTCCTAATGGGTCAGCAATGATCAAACTCGACACACAGTTGAGTTCCTATATGATTGATTGCATCGTTAAACATATATTTAGTGGAGGGGATCATTGTTTTGCCACTGTTATTCCAAGAGAA GAAAATATTGAATCGGACGACTGCAGAGTAATAGATTCTACTTCTCAGATACTTAATATATCTGAAGAACAATTGGCAGCTTGTCAAAGAGTTCCAAAAGGATCTTCTGTTGATCATGAACTTATGAT GTATTTAGAAACCGCTTTTAAGAGTCAATCTTGTATAAAtggatcgtttttatttaagaaCGATGCTCATTATGGATGTTCAAGTAAAAACCATGGAGTAGATTTGGATATAGCAATTAAATCCTTTGGAGTAATATCAGAATTGTGTAACGATACAATTCAGGAACtc atTTTTAATAGCATAACAGATAGTCTTATACCATCTTTCTCAACCTCTCCACCAGACATAGAATCTTTGAGAGTATATTTAACAGTGCCTTTGTATCATGGTTTCGCAAATCCTTTGCATTGGAATGCTTTACATCAACCATTTTGCAAAGctgttataaatttaaaatcagAAGCTCTTAAAGTAGTAAGCTCATGGTGGAGTAAAGCTCCGCCTTATTACTTCGAAAGACTTGTTCGTACTCATAAAAGTGttgttttacatattataaagCAATCCAAACATGACAAg aatgtATCGTGGAATGTATTGAGCAAATACGTCTTAgaatttttaagattattaaataaattaaatcatacTGCTGAAGATAAAATTAGGGTGCCTTATTCCACGTTTCATTTGCCAGAATTAATAGaacatatagatattaaagCTGATTATTTTAAATGGCTGACGGAAAAAGACAATTATTCG AATAATAGAATGTATTTCTGCGattatcctttcctttttgatGCGCAAGCGAAAACCGTATTATTGGAAACAGATCAAGCAATACAG atGCAATCAGCAATGAACGAAGCTGCAACTCGTGCTATTACTCAAATGCTTTTCCATCCATATCCCGCTAACAGCATGGATGCTAGACTTCACAATCAATTTGTCACGTTAAATGTTTCACGAGAAAATATTGTACAAGATACTTTACTGGAATTATCTCATTATGATCCTAGCGATTTGAAGAAACCGCTAAGA GTGAAATTTCACggagaagaagcagaagacgCAGGAggagttaaaaaagaattttttatgcttcttttaaaagaaatcttaGACCCAAAATATGGAATGTTTAAAGAATATGAAGAGACTAGAACTATTTGGTTTAGTCAAGATTCATTTGAAGACGAAGTTATGTATTCCTTAATTGGTTTGCTGTGTGGACTtgtcatttataattttataataattgatctACCCTTCCCATTggctttatataaaaaattattacatgaaCCAGTGGGATTGATTGATATCAAAGAAATGTCTCCAGCAGTTGCTAA AAGTTTGCAAAGTATTCTTGATTATGAGAATCCAGATTTCGAAGAGATATTCTgtttaaattttgaaatagtCAGGGATGCTTTtggtgagagaaagatatatgaatTAATACCAGATGGTGGGAAAGTTCCtgttacattaaaaaataa AAAACAATTTGTTGACTTGTACGTAGATTATATTCTCAACAAATCAGTAGAATCTCATTATCAAGCATTTCATACAGGTTTTCACAAAGTGTGTGGAGGAAGAGTATTGGAACTTTTCCATAGCCATGAATTGATGGCAGTGGTTGttggaaatgaaaattatgattGGGAAGAGCTACAAAGAAATGCAACGTATAAAGAAGGCTACTCGGCAAATGATCCTACCATTAACTTATTTTGGCAAGTATTTCATGAGCTAcctttggaagaaaaaaagaaatttttacttttcttaacTGGAAGTGACAGAATACCTATACAGGGTATGAAAGCAATTAag ATAATAATACAACCGATGAGCGATGAACGTATGTTGCCCGTTGCACATACATGCTTTAATGTGCTTGATCTCCCACGTTACCAAACTCGCGAAAGATTAcgctataaattattacaagcTATTCAACAAACTCAAGGCTTTTCGCTGGTGTGA